Proteins encoded by one window of Anguilla rostrata isolate EN2019 chromosome 9, ASM1855537v3, whole genome shotgun sequence:
- the LOC135264279 gene encoding placenta-specific gene 8 protein-like, whose translation MATTVVVQQPLQLLPQAEAWSTGLFHCFRDMKIFCLYFWCFYCMACDTAQKFGECLCLPLVDLLGTALTTMMWIPICVAPIGLSMRVSVRQKYGIPGTISDDCPIATFCVPCSWCQIAREIKLRSQACTVISHQPAPLNSWAPGGAVPLNSPAPAVLTAPPMGVYDPPTYTASQYNPPILIAK comes from the exons atggcaaccactgTGGTAGTGCAGCAGCCCCTGCAGCTCTTGCCTCAGGCCGAGGCCTGGAGCACGGGCCTCTTCCACTGCTTCCGCGACATGAAAATCT TTTGTTTGTACTTCTGGTGCTTCTACTGTATGGCATGCGATACAGCCCAGAAGTTTGGGGAATGCCTGTGTCTCCCCCTGGTGGACCTCCTTGGCACAGCATTGACAACCATGATGTGGATCCCCATTTGCGTGGCCCCAATAGGCCTGTCCATGAGGGTTTCTGTCCGACAGAAATATGGCATTCCG GGCACCATCAGTGACGACTGCCCCATAGCCACGTTCTGCGTGCCCTGTTCCTGGTGCCAGATCGCCCGCGAGATCAAGCTACGCAGTCAGGCCTGCACAGTCATCAGCCACCAGCCTGCGCCCCTAAACTCCTGGGCCCCTGGCGGAGCTGTGCCCCTAAACTCCCCGGCCCCGGCCGTCCTGACTGCCCCGCCCATGGGTGTGTACGACCCACCCACCTACACAGCTTCCCAATACAATCCTCCGATCCTGATCGCTAAGTAA